A region of the Sinorhizobium arboris LMG 14919 genome:
CGGTCTTCCACCACCCGGACGACAAAGGCGAGATCGCCAGGCTCCTCCAGTCTCTCCGGCAGTTTCCCGAGCGTGCGCATGTGGTCGGCGCCTACGCCCTCGGCAAGGCACAACGCCTCATCGCGCTCATACGTCAGCAGGGCTACGACGAACCGATACACATCCATGGCGCACTCGCCAGGCTTTGCGAATATTACCAGAGCCAGGGCATCGATCTCGGCGACATTCGTCCGGCAACGCTCGGCCCGGAAAGCCGGCGGGACCTCGCGGGCAGCATCGTTCTCGGGCCTCCGGCGGCCTTTGCCGAGCGATGGGCGCGCCGCTTTGCCGATCCGCTCGCCATCTTCGCCTCCGGCTGGATGCTCATTCGCCAGCGCGCCAGGCAGCGCGGCGTGGAGCTGCCGCTCGTCATCTCCGACCATTGCGACTGGGCGGAGCTCACCGCAACGATTCGTGAAATCGCACCGTCCGAAGTCTGGGTAACGCATGGCCGCGAGGAGGCGCTGGTCCGCTGGTGCCAATTGCAGGGCATACCGGCACGGCCGCTTCACCTTGTCGGCTACGACGACGAGGGAGAGTGAGGATGAGAGCCTTCGCCGAATTGCTCGACCGGCTGGTGCTGACGCCGCAGCGAAACGCCAAGGTTCGGCTGCTCGTGGACTATTTCCGCAGCACGCCCGATCCGAGCCGCGGCTACGCGCTGGCCGCAATCGCCGGAACGCTCTCGCTCAACACGGTGAAGCCCGCCCTCATCCGCGATCTCTTGCTCGAGCGCATGGACGACGTGCTGTTTCACTATTCCTATGATTATGTCGGCGATCTGGCGGAAACGGTTTCTCTGGCCTGGGAGCCGCCGCCGGGCGTCGCCCCCGCGGATATCCCGCTTGGCGAGGTCGTCGAGCGGCTTCAGCTGGCCGGCCGCTCCGAGGTTCGTTCGCTCGTCCGCGACATGCTGGACCGCCTCGATACCTCCGGCCGCTTCGCCCTGCTGAAGCTCGCAACCGGAGGTCTGCGCATCGGCGTTTCGGCCAGGCTCGCAAAACAGGCCCTGGCAGAGATGGGCGGCAGGGAGGTGAGCGACATCGAAACGCTCTGGCACGGTTTGGAGCCGCCATACCTGCCTCTTTTCCTCTGGCTCACCGGTCAGGCGGAGATGCCGCTACTCAGGACGCCCGCAGTCTTCCACTCGGTGATGCTCGCGACGGCCGTCGGCGAGGGCGACCTCGAAGGGCTCGACCCGGCCGACTTCGCGGCCGAATGGAAATGGGACGGCATCCGCGTTCAGCTTGCCGATATCGGCGGGATTCGACGCCTCTATTCGCGCAGCGGCGACGAAATCTCCTCCGCCTTTCCGGAGATCATCGAGGCGGCCGGCATTGCCGGCGTGATCGACGGCGAGCTTCTGGTCGGCGGAACGATGCGCAGCAATCAAGCCACCGGCACCTTCGCCGATCTGCAGCAGCGGCTGAACCGAAAGACCGTCAGCCGCAAGCTGATGGACGAGTATCCGGCCTTCATCCGTGCCTACGACATCCTCTTTTCAGGCGAGCGCGATATCAGGCCCGAGCCCTTTCGTGTCCGCCGCGAAGCCTTGTCGGCGCTGATCGAAGCGGCCTCGCCGCAGCACTTCGATCTCTCGCCGCTCGTGCCATTCTCAAGCTGGGGAGAGCTCGACGAGCTGCGTTCCAACCCGCCCGATCCGGTGATCGAAGGCGTCATGCTCAAAAGGCTCGATTCGTCCTATGTGGCCGGACGGGCAAAAGGGCCGTGGTTCAAATGGAAGCGCGCGCCCTACAATATCGACGCCGTGCTGATGTATGCGCAGCGCGGCCATGGCAAGCGGTCCAGCTATTATTCCGACTTCACCTTCGGCGTCTGGGCGGAGAGCGAAGGCGCGACGAACCTCGTTCCGGTCGGCAAGGCCTATTTCGGCTTCACCGATGCCGAACTCGAGGTTCTCGACCGTTTCGTGCGCGACAATACCGTCGAACGTTTCGGTCCTGTTCGAGCGGTGCGCGCCGAACCCGATAGCGGCTTCGTCGTCGAGG
Encoded here:
- a CDS encoding ligase-associated DNA damage response exonuclease — protein: MKPDALLYPAPKGLYCERGDFYIDPVQPVERALITHGHSDHARAGHGHVLATRETLDIMRLRYGDDFCGASEIARFGETVAIGGVRVRFHPAGHVLGSAQISVEAEGTRIVVSGDYKRRPDPTCPSFEPIACDVFITEATFGLPVFHHPDDKGEIARLLQSLRQFPERAHVVGAYALGKAQRLIALIRQQGYDEPIHIHGALARLCEYYQSQGIDLGDIRPATLGPESRRDLAGSIVLGPPAAFAERWARRFADPLAIFASGWMLIRQRARQRGVELPLVISDHCDWAELTATIREIAPSEVWVTHGREEALVRWCQLQGIPARPLHLVGYDDEGE
- a CDS encoding cisplatin damage response ATP-dependent DNA ligase; amino-acid sequence: MRAFAELLDRLVLTPQRNAKVRLLVDYFRSTPDPSRGYALAAIAGTLSLNTVKPALIRDLLLERMDDVLFHYSYDYVGDLAETVSLAWEPPPGVAPADIPLGEVVERLQLAGRSEVRSLVRDMLDRLDTSGRFALLKLATGGLRIGVSARLAKQALAEMGGREVSDIETLWHGLEPPYLPLFLWLTGQAEMPLLRTPAVFHSVMLATAVGEGDLEGLDPADFAAEWKWDGIRVQLADIGGIRRLYSRSGDEISSAFPEIIEAAGIAGVIDGELLVGGTMRSNQATGTFADLQQRLNRKTVSRKLMDEYPAFIRAYDILFSGERDIRPEPFRVRREALSALIEAASPQHFDLSPLVPFSSWGELDELRSNPPDPVIEGVMLKRLDSSYVAGRAKGPWFKWKRAPYNIDAVLMYAQRGHGKRSSYYSDFTFGVWAESEGATNLVPVGKAYFGFTDAELEVLDRFVRDNTVERFGPVRAVRAEPDSGFVVEVAFEGLNRSTRHKSGVAMRFPRIARLRPDKLPREADRLETLQAMIGARS